The Hymenobacter baengnokdamensis genome includes a region encoding these proteins:
- the ispF gene encoding 2-C-methyl-D-erythritol 2,4-cyclodiphosphate synthase: MKIRVGFGYDVHQLQPGLPFWLGGILVPHTHGAHGHSDADVLIHVICDALLGAANLRDIGFHFPDTDPQYKGIDSKKLLAETLRLLRGKGYELSNIDSTICLEQPKVNPHIPAMRQALAQVMAVEEDLISIKATTTEKLGFVGRQEGVAAYATVLIYKA, translated from the coding sequence ATGAAAATCCGCGTTGGCTTCGGCTACGACGTTCACCAATTGCAGCCGGGCCTGCCGTTCTGGCTGGGCGGCATCCTGGTGCCACACACCCACGGCGCGCACGGCCACTCCGATGCCGACGTGCTCATCCACGTTATCTGCGATGCGCTGCTGGGCGCGGCCAACCTGCGCGACATCGGCTTTCATTTCCCCGATACCGACCCGCAGTATAAGGGCATCGACAGCAAGAAGCTGCTGGCCGAAACGCTACGCCTGCTACGCGGCAAAGGCTACGAGCTGAGTAATATAGACTCTACTATATGTTTGGAGCAGCCAAAGGTGAACCCGCACATCCCGGCCATGCGTCAGGCGCTGGCTCAAGTAATGGCCGTTGAGGAAGACCTGATTTCCATTAAGGCCACCACGACCGAAAAGCTGGGCTTTGTGGGGCGGCAGGAAGGCGTGGCGGCGTACGCTACCGTCTTGATTTATAAAGCGTAA
- a CDS encoding TetR/AcrR family transcriptional regulator: MIETKDRILHQAAALFMRNGIKSVSMDDIAAELAMSKKTLYKTFTNKDEIVLAVMSTHLAKVQGECASIAAPAANAVEEMLNLSHWADQQFSNIHPSIFYDLRKYHPDAWVLFVAHKNTFILNQITQNLRRGMAEGLYRPDLDVEVLARLNLAQIELAFDPVLYPPAQFGPDRVNRVFDEHFLLGVATLKGHKLINEYRRITEEE; this comes from the coding sequence ATGATAGAAACCAAGGACCGGATTCTGCACCAAGCGGCCGCGCTGTTTATGCGCAACGGCATCAAGAGTGTAAGCATGGACGATATCGCGGCCGAACTGGCGATGTCGAAAAAGACGCTTTATAAGACCTTCACCAACAAAGACGAAATCGTGCTGGCCGTGATGAGCACGCACCTGGCTAAGGTGCAGGGCGAGTGCGCCAGCATAGCGGCCCCGGCAGCCAACGCCGTGGAAGAAATGCTGAACCTCTCGCACTGGGCCGACCAGCAGTTCAGCAACATTCACCCCAGCATTTTCTACGACCTGCGCAAGTATCATCCCGATGCGTGGGTACTATTTGTAGCCCACAAAAACACTTTCATTCTCAACCAGATAACCCAGAACCTGCGCCGGGGCATGGCCGAAGGCCTCTACCGCCCCGACCTCGACGTGGAGGTGCTGGCCCGCCTCAACCTGGCCCAGATTGAGCTGGCCTTCGACCCGGTGCTGTACCCGCCCGCTCAGTTTGGGCCCGACCGCGTGAACCGGGTATTCGACGAGCATTTTCTCCTGGGGGTGGCTACGCTCAAGGGACACAAGCTTATTAACGAGTATCGCCGCATCACCGAGGAAGAATAG